One genomic region from Diachasmimorpha longicaudata isolate KC_UGA_2023 chromosome 18, iyDiaLong2, whole genome shotgun sequence encodes:
- the LOC135170944 gene encoding uncharacterized protein LOC135170944: MGMSEINTWVLIRRYDKFESEHANLQTDLQLFTLTPNMVSEELRASIFRWIDSQDDGTKVLKIRRHDNNLVPMSTLFNGSTREKPFIIDVVALHQFCPVEGRTMLPDYIEALRSSFYNLDHRVKLVEQAVPNLTTSQMKAFEATVSHISNCVTFLDRRLDELAPPIWRNQANTAI; encoded by the exons ATGGGAATGAGCGAGATTAACACCTGGGTTCTCATTCGACGTTATGACAAATTCG AATCGGAGCATGCGAATCTCCAGACTGATCTCCAACTCTTCACCCTCACCCCCAACATGGTCTCGGAGGAACTGAGGGCCTCCATTTTTCGCTGGATCGATAGCCAGGACGATGGGACCAAGGTGTTGAAGATTCGGAGACATGACAACAATCTTGTTCCAATGTCAACGTTGTTTAATGGATCTACTAGAGAGAA GCCTTTCATAATCGATGTCGTGGCTCTCCATCAATTCT GCCCAGTGGAAGGGCGCACAATGCTTCCAGACTACATCGAAGCCCTTCGCTCGTCTTTCTACAATCTCGATCATCGCGTGAAGCTAGTGGAGCAGGCAGTTCCAAATCTCACGACTAGCCAGATGAAGGCTTTCGAGGCGACAGTCTCCCACATCTCCAACTGCGTGACTTTTCTCGATCGTCGACTCGACGAACTCGCCCCACCAATCTGGAGAAATCAAGCCAATACTGCCATTTGA
- the LOC135170908 gene encoding uncharacterized protein LOC135170908, translating into MNASTWERAIAVLGKLLPPQEMAEYMEELMQLNKPKVKWDFNLSEALTAYMDSVEGRPLNYSETALVIQNSAHVFETRVEKLYNETCGLWKTLADHEAEHEAAAKASRPHHRSHRKVLDLDKIERFDYSKETTKNCFLKAKRSQKKIKLLSQRYPQLENMCRQKFALNVIDTQGEKMGKKYDFRCNQQLTSSLMLVDELSPDDIQEPPADLPETSFHRDSIPSCSTPYSPSSGPSSFSPQFQELPLSLPSDITSKSPSKVASPTSFQAQQDSQDTSDFETNDFCDSQDPEALDQTQESGYCTFTDLSTCENSQIPRSPGRHETQSPDVSPPSPEIFQNSVGLETPPENSSPLPLTPKSSQDSNSPRKRNRESVETDAGYTSGGPDEFPKSPQPTRRSKRIRKSLVKTSSEEYKAIPFEAPIPQKSVKKRRTFKLPCDPSLLRSERPRKRKRHGPSVQDDRLKKHLMNDKKKLLMCSPFRSLCDHYSEGQENQRIVEENLKILSVSQFEAVLGVNDDLRGFSLKGKTGDLTTSMCLEVAGDGKEEMSLNLQTDVDHRLQELQETSCSYTPPHSPVFSGVLDVGADGDEDCGVPGASGLTHQQRIERRMREIRKEFDARHDREEETARWQDMVETLRSAERRPVFDVREYEEKIVRGLEGGSGGGVDFQELAWREQPEDIARLFVASLHLASTYTVDMVAGADESNVRLNLLKLDESDKS; encoded by the exons ATGAACGCCAGTACCTGGGAGCGTGCCATTGCAG TTCTAGGGAAGCTCCTCCCGCCCCAAGAAATGGCAGAGTACATGGAAGAACTTATGCAGCTGAACAAACCAAAAGTCAAATGGGATTTTAATTTGTCTGAg GCTTTAACAGCCTACATGGATTCAGTGGAAGGTCGCCCATTGAACTACAGTGAAACAGCCCTCGTAATTCAGAACTCAGCGCACGTTTTCGAGACGAGAGTAGAAAAATTGTACAACGAAACGTGTGGACTGTGGAAGACTCTCGCTGATCATGA AGCGGAGCACGAAGCGGCGGCAAAGGCCTCCAGACCCCATCACAGATCTCACCGAAAAGTCCTCGACCTCGACAAGATCGAGCGATTCGACTATTCCAAGGAAACAACGAAGAACTGTTTCCTGAAAGCCAAAAGATCCCAAAAGAAAATCAAACTCCTGAGTCAGAGGTATCCCCAGCTGGAGAACATGTGCAGGCAGAAGTTCGCCCTCAACGTCATCGACACTCAGGGCGAGAAAATGGGAAAGAAATACGATTTCCGGTGTAATCAGCAGTTGACATCGTCCCTTATGCTGGTGGACGAGCTCAGCCCAGACGACATTCAGGAGCCCCCAGCCGATCTCCCTGAGACATCATTTCACCGAGACTCCATTCCGAGTTGTTCGACCCCATATTCACCATCTTCAGGTCCTTCTAGCTTTTCTCCACAGTTCCAAGAGCTCCCCCTGTCTCTTCCCAGCGACATAACTTCAAAATCACCATCAAAAGTTGCCTCTCCCACGTCGTTCCAGGCCCAACAAGACTCCCAGGACACGTCAGACTTCGAAACAAATGACTTCTGCGACTCCCAGGATCCAGAGGCTCTAGATCAAACCCAGGAATCCGGTTACTGCACGTTCACAGACCTGTCCACATGTGAAAACAGCCAAATTCCAAGGTCACCTGGAAGACACGAAACTCAATCCCCAGATGTGTCTCCACCATCGCCAGAAATCTTTCAGAATTCTGTGGGTCTTGAAACACCTCCAGAGAACTCCTCCCCACTTCCCCTGACCCCAAAATCCTCCCAAGACTCGAACTCCCCGAGGAAGAGGAATCGAGAATCAGTGGAGACAGACGCTGGATACACATCTGGAGGTCCTGACGAATTCCCAAAATCCCCACAGCCAACGAGACGCAGCAAAAGAATAAGAAAATCACTCGTGAAGACGTCGAGTGAAGAGTACAAAGCTATTCCATTCGAAGCTCCCATTCCTCAGAAGTCAGTGAAGAAGAGGAGAACGTTCAAGCTGCCCTGTGATCCATCCCTCCTGCGATCTGAGAGGCCCAGGAAGAGGAAGAGACACGGACCGAGTGTTCAGGACGATAGACTCAAGAAGCATCTTATGAATGATAAAAAGAAATTGCTCATGTGTTCGCCATTCAGATCTCTGTGTGATCATTACAGTGAAGGACAAGAGAATCAGAGAATTGTTGAGGAGAACTTGAAAATTCTGAGTGTCTCGCAGTTCGAGGCTGTTCTGGGGGTAAATGACGACCTGAGGGGCTTTTCCCTGAAGGGTAAGACTGGTGATCTGACCACTAGCATGTGTCTAGAGGTGGCTGGAGATGGAAAAGAGGAGATGAGTCTGAATCTGCAGACAGATGTGGATCATCGGTTGCAGGAACTGCAGGAGACCTCTTGCTCGTACACGCCACCACATTCTCCGGTGTTTTCTGGAGTTCTTGATGTTGGGGCTGATGGGGATGAGGATTGCGGGGTGCCTGGGGCATCGGGGCTGACTCATCAGCAGAGAATTGAGCGGAGGATGAGGGAGATAAGGAAGGAATTCGATGCCAGGCATGACAGGGAGGAGGAGACTGCCAGGTGGCAGGATATggtggagacactgagatcGGCGGAGAGGAGGCCTGTGTTTGATGTTCGGGAGTACGAGGAGAAGATTGTCAGGGGACTAGAGGGAGGGTCTGGTGGTGGGGTGGATTTCCAGGAGCTCGCCTGGAGGGAACAACCAGAGGATATTGCTAGGCTGTTTGTGGCTTCTCTGCATTTG GCAAGTACTTACACCGTAGATATGGTCGCCGGTGCGGATGAGTCGAACGTACGCTTGAACTTGTTGAAACTGGACGAATCCGATAAGAGTTAG
- the LOC135170927 gene encoding casein kinase I-like isoform X3: MKVHRHMVMMTSVLGKNEFVVGGKYRLMRKIGSGSFGDIYLGINISNGEEVAVKLENMRARHPQLLYESKLYKILHGGVGIPHIRWFGQERDWNVLVMDLLGPSLEDLFTFCSRRFTIKTVLMLADQMIGRIEFVHCKHFIHRDIKPDNFLMGIGRHCNKLFIIDFGLAKKYRDSRTRSHILYREDKNLTGTARYASINAHLGIEQSRRDDMESLGYVLMYFNRGSLPWQGLKAATKKQKYEKISEKKMSTPVEVLCKGCPAEFSMYINYTKGLRFDESPDYMYLRQLFRILFRTLNHQYDYTFDWTMLKQKAGLGISGATSVLTGTAVPPGGQGGQGAL; this comes from the exons ATG AAAGTCCACCGTCATATGGTAATGATGACTAGTGTACTCGGGAAAAACGAATTTGTTGTCGGTGGAAAGTATAGGCTGATGAGGAAAATTGGATCGGGATCATTTGGCGATATTTATCTTGGCATCAACATTTCCAATGGCGAG GAAGTGGCTGTCAAACTTGAGAACATGCGAGCACGTCATCCACAGCTGCTTTACGAGTCTAAATTGTACAAAATCTTACATGGGGGCGTTGGAATTCCACACATTCGCtg GTTTGGACAAGAACGAGATTGGAATGTACTCGTGATGGACCTACTGGGCCCATCACTGGAAGATTTATTCACATTTTGTTCGCGAAGATTCACAATTAAGACAGTACTAATGCTCGCTGATCAGATGATCGGGAGAATCGAGTTTGTACATTGCAAACACTTCATCCACAGGGATATCAAgccagataattttttgatgggCATTGGCCGCCATTGCAATAAG CTATTCATCATCGACTTTGGTCTTGCGAAGAAGTATCGTGATAGTCGCACCAGGTCTCACATACTGTATCGAGAGGACAAAAATCTCACTGGGACAGCGAGGTATGCATCCATAAATGCCCACCTTGGAATTGAACAGAGCCGTCGAGATGATATGGAGTCACTCGGTTATGTACTAATGTACTTCAACCGTGGCTCATTACCCTGGCAAGGGCTCAAGGCAGCCACCAAGAAGCAGAAGTATGAGAAAATCAGTGAGAAGAAGATGTCGACGCCAGTTGAAGTTTTGTGcaaa GGATGCCCAGCAGAATTCTCCATGTACATAAATTACACAAAGGGCCTTCGTTTCGATGAATCACCCGATTACATGTACCTGCGCCAGCTCTTCCGTATCCTGTTTCGTACTCTAAATCATCAGTACGACTATACATTCGACTGGACGATGCTCAAGCAGAAAGCTGGATTAGGAATTTCAGGTGCAACATCAGTACTCACAGGGACAGCAGTGCCACCAGGAGGACAAGGAGGACAAG GAGCGCTTTAA
- the LOC135170927 gene encoding casein kinase I-like isoform X2 yields MVMMTSVLGKNEFVVGGKYRLMRKIGSGSFGDIYLGINISNGEEVAVKLENMRARHPQLLYESKLYKILHGGVGIPHIRWFGQERDWNVLVMDLLGPSLEDLFTFCSRRFTIKTVLMLADQMIGRIEFVHCKHFIHRDIKPDNFLMGIGRHCNKLFIIDFGLAKKYRDSRTRSHILYREDKNLTGTARYASINAHLGIEQSRRDDMESLGYVLMYFNRGSLPWQGLKAATKKQKYEKISEKKMSTPVEVLCKGCPAEFSMYINYTKGLRFDESPDYMYLRQLFRILFRTLNHQYDYTFDWTMLKQKAGLGISGATSVLTGTAVPPGGQGGQGQQEQNASANQTGRARDPLDEI; encoded by the exons ATGGTAATGATGACTAGTGTACTCGGGAAAAACGAATTTGTTGTCGGTGGAAAGTATAGGCTGATGAGGAAAATTGGATCGGGATCATTTGGCGATATTTATCTTGGCATCAACATTTCCAATGGCGAG GAAGTGGCTGTCAAACTTGAGAACATGCGAGCACGTCATCCACAGCTGCTTTACGAGTCTAAATTGTACAAAATCTTACATGGGGGCGTTGGAATTCCACACATTCGCtg GTTTGGACAAGAACGAGATTGGAATGTACTCGTGATGGACCTACTGGGCCCATCACTGGAAGATTTATTCACATTTTGTTCGCGAAGATTCACAATTAAGACAGTACTAATGCTCGCTGATCAGATGATCGGGAGAATCGAGTTTGTACATTGCAAACACTTCATCCACAGGGATATCAAgccagataattttttgatgggCATTGGCCGCCATTGCAATAAG CTATTCATCATCGACTTTGGTCTTGCGAAGAAGTATCGTGATAGTCGCACCAGGTCTCACATACTGTATCGAGAGGACAAAAATCTCACTGGGACAGCGAGGTATGCATCCATAAATGCCCACCTTGGAATTGAACAGAGCCGTCGAGATGATATGGAGTCACTCGGTTATGTACTAATGTACTTCAACCGTGGCTCATTACCCTGGCAAGGGCTCAAGGCAGCCACCAAGAAGCAGAAGTATGAGAAAATCAGTGAGAAGAAGATGTCGACGCCAGTTGAAGTTTTGTGcaaa GGATGCCCAGCAGAATTCTCCATGTACATAAATTACACAAAGGGCCTTCGTTTCGATGAATCACCCGATTACATGTACCTGCGCCAGCTCTTCCGTATCCTGTTTCGTACTCTAAATCATCAGTACGACTATACATTCGACTGGACGATGCTCAAGCAGAAAGCTGGATTAGGAATTTCAGGTGCAACATCAGTACTCACAGGGACAGCAGTGCCACCAGGAGGACAAGGAGGACAAGGTCAGCAGGAACAGAATGCATCCGCCAACCAAACAGGCAGGGCTAGGGATCCGCTAGATGaaatctaa
- the LOC135170927 gene encoding casein kinase I-like isoform X1: protein MKVHRHMVMMTSVLGKNEFVVGGKYRLMRKIGSGSFGDIYLGINISNGEEVAVKLENMRARHPQLLYESKLYKILHGGVGIPHIRWFGQERDWNVLVMDLLGPSLEDLFTFCSRRFTIKTVLMLADQMIGRIEFVHCKHFIHRDIKPDNFLMGIGRHCNKLFIIDFGLAKKYRDSRTRSHILYREDKNLTGTARYASINAHLGIEQSRRDDMESLGYVLMYFNRGSLPWQGLKAATKKQKYEKISEKKMSTPVEVLCKGCPAEFSMYINYTKGLRFDESPDYMYLRQLFRILFRTLNHQYDYTFDWTMLKQKAGLGISGATSVLTGTAVPPGGQGGQGQQEQNASANQTGRARDPLDEI, encoded by the exons ATG AAAGTCCACCGTCATATGGTAATGATGACTAGTGTACTCGGGAAAAACGAATTTGTTGTCGGTGGAAAGTATAGGCTGATGAGGAAAATTGGATCGGGATCATTTGGCGATATTTATCTTGGCATCAACATTTCCAATGGCGAG GAAGTGGCTGTCAAACTTGAGAACATGCGAGCACGTCATCCACAGCTGCTTTACGAGTCTAAATTGTACAAAATCTTACATGGGGGCGTTGGAATTCCACACATTCGCtg GTTTGGACAAGAACGAGATTGGAATGTACTCGTGATGGACCTACTGGGCCCATCACTGGAAGATTTATTCACATTTTGTTCGCGAAGATTCACAATTAAGACAGTACTAATGCTCGCTGATCAGATGATCGGGAGAATCGAGTTTGTACATTGCAAACACTTCATCCACAGGGATATCAAgccagataattttttgatgggCATTGGCCGCCATTGCAATAAG CTATTCATCATCGACTTTGGTCTTGCGAAGAAGTATCGTGATAGTCGCACCAGGTCTCACATACTGTATCGAGAGGACAAAAATCTCACTGGGACAGCGAGGTATGCATCCATAAATGCCCACCTTGGAATTGAACAGAGCCGTCGAGATGATATGGAGTCACTCGGTTATGTACTAATGTACTTCAACCGTGGCTCATTACCCTGGCAAGGGCTCAAGGCAGCCACCAAGAAGCAGAAGTATGAGAAAATCAGTGAGAAGAAGATGTCGACGCCAGTTGAAGTTTTGTGcaaa GGATGCCCAGCAGAATTCTCCATGTACATAAATTACACAAAGGGCCTTCGTTTCGATGAATCACCCGATTACATGTACCTGCGCCAGCTCTTCCGTATCCTGTTTCGTACTCTAAATCATCAGTACGACTATACATTCGACTGGACGATGCTCAAGCAGAAAGCTGGATTAGGAATTTCAGGTGCAACATCAGTACTCACAGGGACAGCAGTGCCACCAGGAGGACAAGGAGGACAAGGTCAGCAGGAACAGAATGCATCCGCCAACCAAACAGGCAGGGCTAGGGATCCGCTAGATGaaatctaa
- the LOC135170928 gene encoding fumarylacetoacetate hydrolase domain-containing protein 2A isoform X1, whose product MPYRGKLRQLGKACVGHCNSGFIRIRSGATAGTPKARCFSTSKSNDMRFVQFVNKNGGPQHLGVQLKAGGDIIAISSIDSRIPNNLRKFLEGGEVLAQKARRNGDTNLSDYIQRIIAEGRSVIAEADVNFLAPINRMDKLACVGLNYSGHCQEQGLEPPKRPVVFSKFASNIVGPTDNVVLPSISEKVDWEAELAIVIGKVAKGLDNHDAEDCIFGYTAAQDISARDWQKGKMNGGQFLLGKAMDTFCPLGPAVVTKEAIPDIHNLTVKTWVNGDLKQNGNTSELIFKPRDIVAYISQFMTLLPGDVILTGTPGGVGFARNPPEYLKKGDVLETEIESIGRLKNNVV is encoded by the exons ATGCCATATCGTGGAAAATTACGACAACTGGGGAAGGCCTGTGTTGGCCACTGTAATTCTGGATTTATCAGAATAAGGAGTGGTGCAACAGCTGGTACTCCGAAGGCTAGGTGTTTCTCTACTAGTAAGAGCAACGACATGAG GTTTGTacaatttgtaaataaaaatggtgGGCCCCAGCACCTGGGAGTCCAGTTGAAAGCTGGTGGGGACATAATAGCCATTTCCTCGATAGACTCGAGAATTCCCAAcaatttgagaaaattcctcGAGGGTGGAGAGGTCCTCGCGCAAAAAGCCAGACG GAACGGTGATACCAATCTGAGTGATTACATACAGAG AATAATTGCCGAGGGGCGGAGTGTTATCGCCGAGGCAGATGTCAATTTCTTGGCACCGATCAATCGTATGGACAAATTGGCTTGCGTTGGACTTAATTACAGTGGACACTGTCAAGAACAGGGCCTTGAGCCACCAAAGAGGCCAGTTGTGTTTAGCAAATTCGCGAGTAATATCGTTGGACCGACTGACAATGTTGTCTTACCTTCGATTTCAGAG aaagtTGATTGGGAAGCAGAATTGGCGATAGTAATTGGAAAGGTCGCCAAGGGCCTCGACAATCACGACGCCGAGGACTGTATATTCGGCTACACAGCCGCCCAGGATATCTCCGCAAGGGACTGGCAGAAGGGAAAAATGAACGGGGGTCAGTTCCTACTGGGGAAGGCCATGGACACGTTTTGTCCACTTGGTCCAGCAGTCGTTACCAAAGAGGCTATCCCTGATATTCATAATCTCACGGTAAAAACCTGGGTCAATGGGGATTTGAAGCAGAATGGAAACACCAGTGAACTTATCTTCAAACCTCGAGATATTGTCGCTTATATTTCCCA GTTCATGACGCTGTTACCAGGAGACGTTATCCTCACTGGAACTCCAGGGGGCGTAGGATTTGCTCGGAATCCTCCGGAGTATCTGAAG AAAGGAGACGTCCTCGAGACAGAAATCGAAAGCATCGGTCGCCTGAAGAACAACGTCGTCTAG
- the LOC135170928 gene encoding fumarylacetoacetate hydrolase domain-containing protein 2A isoform X2, translated as MPYRGKLRQLGKACVGHCNSGFIRIRSGATAGTPKARCFSTSKSNDMRFVQFVNKNGGPQHLGVQLKAGGDIIAISSIDSRIPNNLRKFLEGGEVLAQKARRIIAEGRSVIAEADVNFLAPINRMDKLACVGLNYSGHCQEQGLEPPKRPVVFSKFASNIVGPTDNVVLPSISEKVDWEAELAIVIGKVAKGLDNHDAEDCIFGYTAAQDISARDWQKGKMNGGQFLLGKAMDTFCPLGPAVVTKEAIPDIHNLTVKTWVNGDLKQNGNTSELIFKPRDIVAYISQFMTLLPGDVILTGTPGGVGFARNPPEYLKKGDVLETEIESIGRLKNNVV; from the exons ATGCCATATCGTGGAAAATTACGACAACTGGGGAAGGCCTGTGTTGGCCACTGTAATTCTGGATTTATCAGAATAAGGAGTGGTGCAACAGCTGGTACTCCGAAGGCTAGGTGTTTCTCTACTAGTAAGAGCAACGACATGAG GTTTGTacaatttgtaaataaaaatggtgGGCCCCAGCACCTGGGAGTCCAGTTGAAAGCTGGTGGGGACATAATAGCCATTTCCTCGATAGACTCGAGAATTCCCAAcaatttgagaaaattcctcGAGGGTGGAGAGGTCCTCGCGCAAAAAGCCAGACG AATAATTGCCGAGGGGCGGAGTGTTATCGCCGAGGCAGATGTCAATTTCTTGGCACCGATCAATCGTATGGACAAATTGGCTTGCGTTGGACTTAATTACAGTGGACACTGTCAAGAACAGGGCCTTGAGCCACCAAAGAGGCCAGTTGTGTTTAGCAAATTCGCGAGTAATATCGTTGGACCGACTGACAATGTTGTCTTACCTTCGATTTCAGAG aaagtTGATTGGGAAGCAGAATTGGCGATAGTAATTGGAAAGGTCGCCAAGGGCCTCGACAATCACGACGCCGAGGACTGTATATTCGGCTACACAGCCGCCCAGGATATCTCCGCAAGGGACTGGCAGAAGGGAAAAATGAACGGGGGTCAGTTCCTACTGGGGAAGGCCATGGACACGTTTTGTCCACTTGGTCCAGCAGTCGTTACCAAAGAGGCTATCCCTGATATTCATAATCTCACGGTAAAAACCTGGGTCAATGGGGATTTGAAGCAGAATGGAAACACCAGTGAACTTATCTTCAAACCTCGAGATATTGTCGCTTATATTTCCCA GTTCATGACGCTGTTACCAGGAGACGTTATCCTCACTGGAACTCCAGGGGGCGTAGGATTTGCTCGGAATCCTCCGGAGTATCTGAAG AAAGGAGACGTCCTCGAGACAGAAATCGAAAGCATCGGTCGCCTGAAGAACAACGTCGTCTAG